The nucleotide sequence TTATATTTACAAAATTCAATTTCGGAACATCCGTCTGAGCCCGCAAATCAGAAATAAAAAGACTTAGTACTATAAAAAAAACACAGATTCTTCTAAAATCTACTGTCATTCAATTGCAGTTTAGGTTGAGCTTTTAAAATAACGGTAAAATAGGAATAAAAACATAAATTCCATATTACAATAAGCTTTTAGAAATTACAGTATTAAAAATTACATGGATTTTATTCAATGGAGCTGTGTAATATTTTTACTTTAGAGCAGGCACTAGGCAAGAGGGCACAGGAATAACTAAAAAACCAACAACTTTTCTTTTGACTAAAATTAGCCTATTTTTATCAAAAATTAGCTCAATGGACATCAAAGACAAATTCTTTGCACATATAGAGGAAGGATATACCACAAAAGGCGACTTTATTACCATGGGAGCCGCAATGCTCAACGGGGAAACAATAACAGACGCGCATGTTAAGATCCCATTAAAAACACTAAACAGACATGGTCTCATCGCCGGGGCAACCGGTACCGGTAAGACAAAAACCCTTCAGGTAATTGCAGAAAACCTTTCGGACAAAGGTATTCCCGTATTGCTTATGGACCTTAAAGGAGATCTTAGTGGTCTGGCCCAACCCAGTCCTGGGCATGCAAAAGTTGATGAACGTCATGCCAAAATAGGCAGCCTACCATTTACGCCTAAAGCTTTTCCCGTGGAAATACTTTCACTCTCCGAACAGGATGGTGTAAAATTGAGGGCCACGGTTTCAGAATTTGGACCGGTTCTCCTAAGTCGAATTTTGGATCTTTCGGTTACACAGGAAGGTATTGTAGCTGTTGTTTTTAAATATTGTGATGATAATAAGCTTCCCCTTTTAGACCTTAAGGATTTTAAAAAAGTATTGCAGTACGCCACAGAGGAGGGTAAAAAAGAATTTTCCGACTCTTATGGGCGAATCTCTACCAGTTCTACCGGGACCATTCTAAGAAAAATAATAGAACTGGAACAACAAGGTGCCGAACTGTTTTTCGGGGAAAAATCCTTTGATGTGGAAGACCTTACCCGCATTGATGAAAATGGCCGGGGCTATATCAATATTATACGATTAACCGATATTCAGGACCGTCCTAAATTGTTTTCGACCTTTATGCTGAGCCTCTTGGCAGAAATCTATGATACCTTTCCGGAACAGGGGGATACGGGCAGACCGGAATTGATCCTTTTTATAGACGAGGCTCACCTTATTTTCAACGAGGCTTCAAAAGCACTATTAAATCAAATTGAGAGCATAGTTAAATTAATACGTTCCAAAGGAATAGGGGTGTATTTTGTAACCCAGAACCCTACCGATGTGCCAGATGCCGTCCTTTCCCAATTGGGATTAAAGGTGCAGCATGCCCTACGCGCGTTTACCGCAAAGGATAGGAAAGCCATAAAACTTACTGCGGAAAACTATCCCATTTCAGAATTTTATGATACCAAGGAAGTTTTAACTTCCCTAGGAATAGGGGAAGCATTGATCAGCGCCCTTGATGAAAAGGGAAGGCCAACCCCCCTGGCGGCCACTATGCTTAGGGCACCCATGAGCCGTATGGATATACTTACCGACAGTGAACTTAAAGAGGTAATAGACAAATCCAAATTGGTTAGAAAATACAACGAAACCATAGACAGGGAAAGTGCCTATGAACTCCTTAACATTAAGATTGAAAGGGCGGAAAAACTGGCCGAAGAGGAAAAAGCCTCTTCCAGCAGCAGATCTACCCGATCTAGTTCCAGAAGGACCAGCACACGCCAAAACCCTGTCATAAAAGTATTGACCAGTGCAACCTTTATAAGGGGAGTCCTGGGCGTACTAAAGAAGGTAATGAAATAGTCCTATGGATTATAGACCAACAAGACATAAAAAAATAATATTCAAAATACCTTTTACCTTTAAAATGATAAGAAAATCGATTTTTGCCGTAGCACTAAGTTCGCTACTCTTTATTCAATGTAACACCAATACAGATTTTGTCATTGCCAAAGACCAAGTAGGCAAATTGCTGAAATCCAACACCATTGATGAAATTGATACCGTATTTGCCAGCGATTCCATAGTTCGGGATACCACAATAACCAGAATTGGTGCAGCAGTAAAAAAGATTAACATTTATGAAAAGGGAGGCAAGCAATTGCTTTCCCTCACCCCCAATACGGATAGTATTCCAAAAATAGAGATTATCCGTATTTACGATCCAAGATATGTAACTGAAAAAGGCGTTGGACTCAATAGTACCTTTAAGGACATCGAGGACAAACATAGTATTAAAAAAATTATAACCGCCCTCAACAATGTGGTGATTTTCCTGAAGGACTCCGACGCCTATTTCACCATTGCCAAGACCGAACTTCCCAGCAACCTTCAATATGGCAACAACACCGATATTGAAGCTGTTCAAATACCGGACAATGCAAAGATTAAGTACATGATGGTGGGCTGGGAATAACAGCAACGATTCTATGCGAAAACTATTATACCGCACTCTAGCATTATCCTACGGTGCCTACTTTAATTCCACCGCACTTTTCTCTGAAAAGGAGGCGGGAAAAAGGGCATTCAAAACATTTACAACCCCTAGAAAGGGCAGGATATTGCCGGTTCATCAAGAATATCTACAAGAGTATTTGGGCAAAAAGATTCTAGTGAACAACACTGGGCTGCAGACCTATGAATGGCCTGGAACTGGGGAAACCGTTCTTTTGATGCACGGTTGGGAAAGCAATGCTTTTAGGTGGCGATATCTCATTGAAAAATTACAGGAAAGGGAATTCAATATCATTGCCTTTGATGCACCGGGCCATGGGTATTCTGAAGGAAATAGGTTAAATGTGGTTACCTATGCGAACAGTGCTCGGCAGCTCATAGACCTATACCGACCCAAACATATTATTGGGCATTCCATGGGGGGACTTGCCACCCTTCACAATCAATATCAAAATCCGAACACCTCCATTGAAAAAATAGTGACTTTGGGAGCTCCCGCCGAGCTGTCCGAATTAATGGCTCATTACCAAAAACTGGTCAGGTTCAACAACAAAGTATTAGAGGCTTTGGACAAGCATGTGTATGAGCATTTCAATTATCGCGTTCACGATATTTCCACCCCTAAGTTTGCCAAATCCATTGCCCAGAAAGGACTGATCATACATGATGAATGGGATACGATAACCCCCTTCAACGCTTCCGAACGTCTTCACCAAAACTGGAAAAACAGCAGCTTGATAAAAACCACTGGGCTTGGCCACTCCTTACACCAAGAAGAGATCAACTTACAGATAGTAGACTTTTTATTATCTTAAATTTTTAGTGCATTTTATGTCCAAACTTATTTCCTTTTTAAAATATGCTTATTTTTAGAACGTTTTCCAACTCCTATTACTACAATTAAAATATTACAACTATGCCTGAAATCACTCCCTTCCATATTGCCATTCCCGTCCATAATTTGGCCGAATGCCGTACCTTTTACGGAGAGATATTAAATTGCGAAGAAGGAAGAAGCAGTGATCATTGGGTAGACTTCAACCTGTTCGGCCACCAATTGGTAATCCATTACAAACCCAAGGCCAAGGACGAAGCATTGCACGTTAACCCAGTAGATGGCAAAGATGTTCCAGTGCCACATTACGGTGTTGTGCTCCCTTGGGACACCTTTAAATCCTTTTCGGAAGAGCTTATTGCAAAAAGGGTACGGTTTATTATTGAGCCCTATATCCGTTTTAAGGGTGAGGTTGGCGAACAGGCCACTATGTTCTTTCTTGACCCAGCTGGAAATGCCCTGGAATTCAAGGCCTTTAAGGATATGGGACAATTATTTGCCAAATAACTATTCCTAAAATTTCGTATTACACTTAACTTTGGAGTTCATGAAAAACCTTTATAGATTTTTCATGAACTTCATATTGTGCGTCATACTTTCAAAAGGGGTACTGGCATATTCCTCCTGCTCTATAAATATGTACTTTAAGCCAGATTCCTTCTTGAACTGCAGCATTTTGGCAATATTTAGACCGCCTTTTCCAAACTCCGTACTTTCCTTTTTCACCATGTCCATATCCTTCAAATGCCATAAAGGAAACCTACCTTCATATTTTCTAAAATAATCCAAAGGATCTTTCCCGGCAACTACCACCCAACCTAGATCAAGTTCCATATGCACAAGGTCTGCCTGTGTATTGTTCAATAAAATATCGTAGAACACCTCTCCGTTTTCAGATTCAAATTCATATTCGTGATTGTGGTATCCGAATTTAATATTTCTACTGCTACATTCTTCCCCTGCCTTATTAAAGGCTTCAGCTACGGCCTTATAGTTGTCCACCGTTTGTCCTTCCGTAGGCATGGAGGAACAGATTAGATATTCCTGACCGGCCTCGGCCGCCTGATCCATTGTTTCCTTCCAATGTTCGTCCAAGGCCACATGGCCACTCCTGAGGGTCATACCGAGATCTTCACAAACGCTTTTCATTTCCTTTGGTGCCAACCCGTAATAAAGTCCCTTGGTACTTCGCGCCGATTCAATCTGTTTAATTCCCAATGCCGCTATTCTCTTCAAGGTACCCACGGCATCTTCCAACATCTCCTTGCGAAAGGTGTACAATTGAACCCCTAAATTCTTTTTTGGATTCTTATACGGCAAAGTAAAGGATGGCAATAAAACCACTCCCGCTGCCAACATACCTGACTGCATT is from Arenibacter algicola and encodes:
- a CDS encoding helicase HerA-like domain-containing protein → MDIKDKFFAHIEEGYTTKGDFITMGAAMLNGETITDAHVKIPLKTLNRHGLIAGATGTGKTKTLQVIAENLSDKGIPVLLMDLKGDLSGLAQPSPGHAKVDERHAKIGSLPFTPKAFPVEILSLSEQDGVKLRATVSEFGPVLLSRILDLSVTQEGIVAVVFKYCDDNKLPLLDLKDFKKVLQYATEEGKKEFSDSYGRISTSSTGTILRKIIELEQQGAELFFGEKSFDVEDLTRIDENGRGYINIIRLTDIQDRPKLFSTFMLSLLAEIYDTFPEQGDTGRPELILFIDEAHLIFNEASKALLNQIESIVKLIRSKGIGVYFVTQNPTDVPDAVLSQLGLKVQHALRAFTAKDRKAIKLTAENYPISEFYDTKEVLTSLGIGEALISALDEKGRPTPLAATMLRAPMSRMDILTDSELKEVIDKSKLVRKYNETIDRESAYELLNIKIERAEKLAEEEKASSSSRSTRSSSRRTSTRQNPVIKVLTSATFIRGVLGVLKKVMK
- a CDS encoding alpha/beta fold hydrolase — translated: MRKLLYRTLALSYGAYFNSTALFSEKEAGKRAFKTFTTPRKGRILPVHQEYLQEYLGKKILVNNTGLQTYEWPGTGETVLLMHGWESNAFRWRYLIEKLQEREFNIIAFDAPGHGYSEGNRLNVVTYANSARQLIDLYRPKHIIGHSMGGLATLHNQYQNPNTSIEKIVTLGAPAELSELMAHYQKLVRFNNKVLEALDKHVYEHFNYRVHDISTPKFAKSIAQKGLIIHDEWDTITPFNASERLHQNWKNSSLIKTTGLGHSLHQEEINLQIVDFLLS
- a CDS encoding VOC family protein, whose product is MPEITPFHIAIPVHNLAECRTFYGEILNCEEGRSSDHWVDFNLFGHQLVIHYKPKAKDEALHVNPVDGKDVPVPHYGVVLPWDTFKSFSEELIAKRVRFIIEPYIRFKGEVGEQATMFFLDPAGNALEFKAFKDMGQLFAK
- a CDS encoding sugar phosphate isomerase/epimerase family protein, which gives rise to MTTRKEFLMQSGMLAAGVVLLPSFTLPYKNPKKNLGVQLYTFRKEMLEDAVGTLKRIAALGIKQIESARSTKGLYYGLAPKEMKSVCEDLGMTLRSGHVALDEHWKETMDQAAEAGQEYLICSSMPTEGQTVDNYKAVAEAFNKAGEECSSRNIKFGYHNHEYEFESENGEVFYDILLNNTQADLVHMELDLGWVVVAGKDPLDYFRKYEGRFPLWHLKDMDMVKKESTEFGKGGLNIAKMLQFKKESGLKYIFIEQEEYASTPFESMTHNMKFMKNL